Below is a genomic region from Ammonifex degensii KC4.
GGAGGAAAGAAGGTGCACCTTATAAAAGTGGATATCTCCGATCCCCGGGTCCGAGTCTTTCCCGTGCTGGCTCAGAATAAGACGGGGCGGGCAGAAAGCCTGGCTTCCATGGCCTGTAGAGTAGGGGCGGTGGCAGCGGTCAACGGCACCTTTTTTAACGCCTACTCCGACCTTACCTCCTGGGGAGCACTCATAGATGCCGGACAGGTCTACCGCCTGGGCTCCGGCTCAGGCGCCTTAAGCTTGGGTCCTGGCGGACTTGCAGAAGTGGCCCGGCTTAACTCCCGTGTGGAAGGCCGGATCGACGAAAAAGACGACTGGCAGCACTGGTGGTACGCCTGGGATGTCAACTGCAATATAGACGACCCGGAGGCAATAGTAATTTTTACCCCCCGGTTTGGTCAAAACATGCGTTCTCCTACGGCTAAAACGGTGGTGGTGGAAAACGGAGTGGTGACGCGGATGGGTAGTGGGCCCTGCCCCGTTCCGGATAACGGCTACGTTATCGGGTTTGGTCCGGCAGCAGCAGCCAAGTTTGCCAACCGCTTCTATCCCGGTGCCAAAGTGGAGTGGTGGGTGGTGTTCGAAGCTAAAGACGGAGCTCCGCTACAGTGGTCAGGAAGAACGGTGATCCAGGGAGGCCCCCTGCTCCTGAAGGACGGTGCCATCGTCCTGGATAGCCATCTTGACGAGCTTTACCGCGAGCCCAAGTTTTCCCGTTACGGCTCCTGGAGTTTTATCGGGACTGATTTCGAAGGTTGCCTGGTACTGGGTTCGGTCCTAGGAGTAGATTCTCTCTGGAACATGGCCCGGGTCTTGCAGCAAGCCGGCATTAGAAACGCGGTGTGTTTGGACGGCAATGCTTCTTGCGGCCTTTGGTACCGCGGGAGCTACCTCGTTACTCCGGGAAGGGCGCTCTCCAATTGCGTAGCAGTTACGCTGGAAGATCCCTGGGTGGAAGTTTATTTCCGAGGAACTAGGCTTTCCTTCGACGCCAGGCCGTTCGTTTGGGGAGGGCGGACGCTGGTACCCATGCGTTCCTTAGCCGACCTTTTAGGCTGGCAGGTGGACTGGGACGGCCACAAGGCCATTTTCCGGTCAGGTTTGCACGAAATAGCACTCTTTCCCGGTTCACCGGAAGCCCTGGTGGATGGAAAGAAATGCTTCCTTGATGTTCCGGCTACTATCTTGTCTCCTGGACGCATGTTCGTTCCCCTGCGCTTCGCCGCCGAGAATTTAGGATTGAAGGTGAACTGGCTGGAAGAAGGAAAGGTAGAACTTTATTAACTTTCCCGTCTCCCGGGTTTTGCCTCCCATTTCATGATCTTGAGCTTCGCCGGCTCTACCCACAAGCTTTTCCCCGGCCCCGCTACTCTGCCTTTGACGTTTCGGACGGCAACCTGAACTTTCCTCGGCTGAAGGGTGAACGCCGGAAAAGGCTGAGATTGCGCGCCGGACAGCAGGAAGTTTTTTTCGGCGCCGCTGCGCTAACAGGACGATTACTTTCACGGAAGAAGCTTCATTGAGAACGCATCCGGCATAATAATGGTTTTTAAGGAAACATTTCTCAGTCGAGGGGTAAGATCTATGTTTAACCGGTACCGGGAAGGGAATAATCTGCCCAGGGGAATATACGAGGGTGTACTTGATGCTATTGGCATATTTGCTTTTCTGTTCGGTGAGAGGCTGGGGCAGGAAGAGAGACTTCCAACACCTGCTGAACTGCGCGATTACCTGGATTATGCGGGAGTGTCCTTTGGAATAGATCTCCTTCTCTATGCTCCTCCGCACCGCCCCGTAAACGCCTACCTGTCGACGGCTATCAATGCTTTCCTGACCGGGCTTGTGGTCGGGGTCATGCATCGCTACCGGGAGAAGAAGTAGTTGACATATGTCCATAACAAAGGTATGCTTAAGCTAAACCCAAGTTTGGAAGGAGGAACAAAATGAAGGTAGCCGTATCGGCGACCGGGCAGGGGACAGAAGCTCTGGTAGATCCTCGCTTTGGGCGTTGCCCCTATTTCGTCATTTACGACACCGACAGCGGTAGCTACTACGCCGTGCCTAACCCGGCGCAAGCCGCGGGAGGCGGGGCCGGCATTCAGGCGGCCCAGACCATAGTCGCGCAAGGAGTCAGTGCGGTGATTACCGGCAACCTAGGCCCCAACGCCTTTCAGGTCCTCGCGGCGGCAGGCATTAAGTGCTATGTAGGAGCGGGGGGCACGGTGCAAGAAGCAATAGAGGCTTTCCGCCAGGGGAAGCTCTCTTTGGCCAGTAGTGCTACCGCGCCTCCCCACGCCGGCGGTGGCTGGGGTGGAGGACGTGGCGGATGCGGTGGCGGTGGACAAGGTCGTGGGAGGTGGTAAACCCATGAAGGTGCTGTTAGCGGTTGAAGGTGAGCGGGTGGCGGCGCACTTCGGTCATGCGCCTTCCTTCCTGATAGCTGAAATCGAAGATGGGAGGGTGAAGCACAGGGAACTCGTTCCCAATCCAGGGCACCGGCCGGGCTTCCTACCTGCCTACTTTTCCCAGATGGGGATAACCCACGTGATAGCCGGAGGTATGGGGCCCCGGGCGCAGGAACTCTTCCAGGCCCACGGTATTACCACCATTCTGGGAGTTCAGGGCTCGGTAGAGGAGGTACTCCGGGCGTTTTGTGATAACCGGCTTGTACCCGGTCCTTCCCTTTGTGACCACGGGCAGGAAGGTACCCACGGCAGCTGCGGCGGGCGCTGTGGGGGTCACTCCTCGTGATCGTGGCAGTAGCCAGCGGGAAGGGTGGGGTAGGAAAGACCACGGTAGCCGTCAACTTGGCCCTGGCAGCAGAAGAAGAAGTTATTTTGCTTGACAGCGACGTGGAGGAGCCTAATGCCCACCTCTTACTCCGGCCGGAGATCGAGAAAGAAACACCGGTACCTTTGTTGGTACCGGTTTTTCACCGCGAGCGGTGCACCGGTTGCGGCAAGTGCATCGAGGTGTGTGCCTACCACGCCTTAGCCCTTATCGGGCGTGAACTTTTGATATTTGACAAGATGTGTCACGCCTGCGGCGGCTGCATTTACTTCTGCCCGGAAAAAGCCTTGACCGAGGGAGAGCGCGTGATAGGGATACTACAGGAGGGCCGGGCCGGCAAAGTCCGTTTCGTCCAGGGAAGGATGTCGGTAGGAGAGGCTTTGGCCGTTCCTGTGATAAAGAAGCTGCGCGAGAAGCAAGGAGCACATACCATCATCGATTGCCCGCCGGGAACCTCCTGCCCTGTCATCCAGGCGGTAAAAGGAGCCGATTTCTGCTTGGTGGTTACCGAGCCCACTCCTTTCGGGCAACACGACCTCCGTCTCTTGATAGAAATGCTTAGAGTATTGAAGGTTCCCGCCGGGGTAATCATCAACCGGGCCGACCTGGGGGACGAAGAAGTGGAGGAGTACTGCCGGCAAGAGGGTATTCCTGTCTTACTCAAGATTCCCTTTGATTTGGAAATAGCTCGTTCTTTTGCTGCCGGCGTACCCTTCGTTGCCCGCTTGCCCCGGTGGCGCCAAGCCTTCTCCGACCTCTGGCAGAGGCTCAAGAGAAAAGGGGTGAGGGCTTGAAGGAAATCGTAGTGCTGAGCGGTAAGGGGGGAACGGGCAAGACCACATTGACCGGGGTGTTTGCCACTCTGGGCCAGAGGGCGGTCTTGGCCGACGCCGATGTCGACGCTTCTAACCTCCACATCCTTCTCAACCCGGTGAAAGAATACGAAGAACCTTTCTACGGCTCCCAGCAACCGGTGGTGGACCAAAATAAGTGTACCCGCTGCGGGGTCTGCACCCAGCTTTGCCGTTTCGACGCCATTGATCACGGGGAAGTGGACGAACTCAACTGTGAAGGCTGTGGCGTTTGCTTTCATGGCTGCCCGGAAAAGGCCATAACCATGGAACCGGTTTTAAGCGGCCACCTCTACCGGGGGAGCACCCCTTACGGACCTTTCGTCTGGGCAGAGCTCGGCATTGCCCAGGAGGCTTCCGGCAAACTGGTGGCTCGGGTGAAAGAAGTGGCACGGGAGATAGCCCGGCAGGAGGACAGGCTCCTGGTGGTGGACGGCCCGCCGGGCATAGGCTGCCCGGTAATAGCCTCAGTTTCTGGGGCCAGCTTGGTACTAGCGGTGACCGAGCCTACGGCTGCCGGGAAGCACGATCTGGGGAGACTCCTGTCCCTTACCCGCCACTTCGGGGTACCGCTGGCTGTGTGCCTCAACAAAGCCACCTTAGACGAAGAAATGGCCGATAAAATCGAGGAGTTTTGCCGCGAAGAAGGCGTGAAGTTTCTGGGCCGGATTCCTTTTGCCCGCGAGGTGGTGAAGGCTCTGATTCACCGCCAGCCGGTAACCGAAGGGCCGGTGGCCGAAGCTATGCAAGAGGTCTGGAGACGTGCTTTAAGCCTGCTATGAAGTTTAAAAGGGGGGGCTGTCGAGTGCAGCCCCCCTTTTTTAAGTTATCCTTGCTGCTGTTGCTGCCTTTCCAGTTCCTGCAGGCGCTGCTCTAGAATCTGCAGCTGCTGGCGCAGGAAGTTAGCTTCCTGCCTCAGGAATTCTGCCTCTGCCGGCGTGCCAGTCCAGGGAGTAGGAGGAATTTGTCCTGTTCCCCAGCCGGGCATGGCCCACCAGCGGCGCGGGAGCCAGGGGAAGAAGCGGCAGCGCCAGCCTCCCCACCAGCCCCAGCCGCGGCCCCAGCCGGCTCCCCAGCCGCCGCCCCAGCGGCGTCCGAAACCGAAGCCCCACGGCATACTTTCCCCTCCTTCCCGGGTAAGGAATAGAGCATATGCTCATTATTATTATAACCTGGGGCTAATTTTCTGGCAACCCGCTGCGTGAAGAAATTCTTTTCTGTAAAATGGGAAAGGAAAAAGTGCGCTTCAGGAGAACTGGAGGATGGACTGGCTTAAGGAACTCAATCCGGAGCAAAGGGCAGCGGTAGAGCACGGGGAAGGGCCTCTTCTGGTCTTGGCCGGGGCTGGCAGCGGCAAGACGAGAGTCCTCACCTACCGCATTGCTTATCTCATTACCTACCGGGGTGTTCCGCCGGAGGCCATCTTGGCTCTTACTTTCACCAATAAGGCGGCGGAAGAGATGCGGGCGCGCGTCACCAGTCTCTTACCCCGAGAGGCGGAAGATCTGTGGGTGATGACCTTTCATGCCGCCTGCGCCCGGCTTTTGCGCCAGGAGATCCACCATCTAGGGCGCGATCGCGACTTTGCCATCTACGATGAGGACGACCGCCGGGCTTTGATGAGAGAGTGCTTGCGCGAGCTTGACTTGGACGAGCAGCGTTTTCCTCCTGCTGGAATCATCGGGGCCATATCCTGGGCCAAGAACTGGCTGGTCACACCGGAGATAATGGCGGAAAGGGCCCGGAGTATCTACGAGGAGAAGGTGGCCAAGATCTTCGCCCTCTACCAGCAGAAGTTGCGGCAGTACAATGCTCTTGACTTTGACGACCTGCTGGTCGAGGCGGTGCGCCTTTTCCGCGAGCACCCGGAAGTGCTGGCCCGCTGGCAGCGGCGCTTCCGGTACATCTTGGTGGACGAGTACCAGGACACCAACCACGCCCAGTACGTCTGGCTGAACCTTTTGGCCCAGGGACACCGCAATATTACCGTGGTGGGTGACCCCGACCAGGCCATTTACGGCTGGCGGGGCGCGGATATCCGCAATATTCTTTCCTTCGAGCGCGACTACCCTGAGGCGCGGGTGATCAAGCTAGAGAAAAATTACCGTTCTACTGCTCCCATCCTGGCCTTGGCCGACGAGATCATCAAGTACAACCAGCTCCGCAAGGAGAAGGTTCTGCGTCCGGTGAAACCAGGAGGCGAGCTCCCGGTGGTTTACGTGGCGACGGACGAAGTTGGGGAAGCTAACTTCGTGGCCGAGACCATAAAGCGGCTCCGGGCAAGCCACGGTTATTCCTGGCGGGACTTTGCCGTCCTTTACCGCACCAATGCCCAGTCGCGCGTTTTAGAGGAAGTTTTTCTGGTAGCGGGCATACCCTACTTCATCGTGGGCGGGGTGCAGTTTTACGCCCGCAAGGAGATAAAGGACGTTCTGGCCTACCTGCGGCTGGTGGTCAACCCCGCCGACGCTTTAAGCCTTAAGCGGGTGATCAATGTACCCCCGCGGGGGATAGGCGAAGGGTATTACAACCGGTTGTTGAACTTCGCCTCTTCGCAGGGGCTATCGCCGGCCCTGGCCCTGCTTCAAGCAGAGGATATTCCCGGTCTGCCGCGCAGGGTAAAGGCAGCCATGCGGGAACTGGGGGAGTTACTTACCGAGCTGCGTAGCCGGGCGATGGGTCCGGTCAAGCCCTTGGTAGAAGAGATTTTGTCCCGTACCGGTTATCGGACTCATCTCCTTAAGGAAGGAACGCCGGAGGCCTTAGCCCGCCTAGAGAACTTGCAGGAACTCATCTCGGT
It encodes:
- a CDS encoding stalk domain-containing protein, whose product is MGRAKRTLLPLGFFLLALFLFSGYAQAQLVKYEERWVGGKKVHLIKVDISDPRVRVFPVLAQNKTGRAESLASMACRVGAVAAVNGTFFNAYSDLTSWGALIDAGQVYRLGSGSGALSLGPGGLAEVARLNSRVEGRIDEKDDWQHWWYAWDVNCNIDDPEAIVIFTPRFGQNMRSPTAKTVVVENGVVTRMGSGPCPVPDNGYVIGFGPAAAAKFANRFYPGAKVEWWVVFEAKDGAPLQWSGRTVIQGGPLLLKDGAIVLDSHLDELYREPKFSRYGSWSFIGTDFEGCLVLGSVLGVDSLWNMARVLQQAGIRNAVCLDGNASCGLWYRGSYLVTPGRALSNCVAVTLEDPWVEVYFRGTRLSFDARPFVWGGRTLVPMRSLADLLGWQVDWDGHKAIFRSGLHEIALFPGSPEALVDGKKCFLDVPATILSPGRMFVPLRFAAENLGLKVNWLEEGKVELY
- a CDS encoding NifB/NifX family molybdenum-iron cluster-binding protein, translating into MKVAVSATGQGTEALVDPRFGRCPYFVIYDTDSGSYYAVPNPAQAAGGGAGIQAAQTIVAQGVSAVITGNLGPNAFQVLAAAGIKCYVGAGGTVQEAIEAFRQGKLSLASSATAPPHAGGGWGGGRGGCGGGGQGRGRW
- a CDS encoding NifB/NifX family molybdenum-iron cluster-binding protein, with product MAGVEDVADAVAVDKVVGGGKPMKVLLAVEGERVAAHFGHAPSFLIAEIEDGRVKHRELVPNPGHRPGFLPAYFSQMGITHVIAGGMGPRAQELFQAHGITTILGVQGSVEEVLRAFCDNRLVPGPSLCDHGQEGTHGSCGGRCGGHSS
- a CDS encoding ATP-binding protein, whose product is MIVAVASGKGGVGKTTVAVNLALAAEEEVILLDSDVEEPNAHLLLRPEIEKETPVPLLVPVFHRERCTGCGKCIEVCAYHALALIGRELLIFDKMCHACGGCIYFCPEKALTEGERVIGILQEGRAGKVRFVQGRMSVGEALAVPVIKKLREKQGAHTIIDCPPGTSCPVIQAVKGADFCLVVTEPTPFGQHDLRLLIEMLRVLKVPAGVIINRADLGDEEVEEYCRQEGIPVLLKIPFDLEIARSFAAGVPFVARLPRWRQAFSDLWQRLKRKGVRA
- a CDS encoding ATP-binding protein, whose product is MKEIVVLSGKGGTGKTTLTGVFATLGQRAVLADADVDASNLHILLNPVKEYEEPFYGSQQPVVDQNKCTRCGVCTQLCRFDAIDHGEVDELNCEGCGVCFHGCPEKAITMEPVLSGHLYRGSTPYGPFVWAELGIAQEASGKLVARVKEVAREIARQEDRLLVVDGPPGIGCPVIASVSGASLVLAVTEPTAAGKHDLGRLLSLTRHFGVPLAVCLNKATLDEEMADKIEEFCREEGVKFLGRIPFAREVVKALIHRQPVTEGPVAEAMQEVWRRALSLL
- a CDS encoding ATP-dependent helicase; translated protein: MDWLKELNPEQRAAVEHGEGPLLVLAGAGSGKTRVLTYRIAYLITYRGVPPEAILALTFTNKAAEEMRARVTSLLPREAEDLWVMTFHAACARLLRQEIHHLGRDRDFAIYDEDDRRALMRECLRELDLDEQRFPPAGIIGAISWAKNWLVTPEIMAERARSIYEEKVAKIFALYQQKLRQYNALDFDDLLVEAVRLFREHPEVLARWQRRFRYILVDEYQDTNHAQYVWLNLLAQGHRNITVVGDPDQAIYGWRGADIRNILSFERDYPEARVIKLEKNYRSTAPILALADEIIKYNQLRKEKVLRPVKPGGELPVVYVATDEVGEANFVAETIKRLRASHGYSWRDFAVLYRTNAQSRVLEEVFLVAGIPYFIVGGVQFYARKEIKDVLAYLRLVVNPADALSLKRVINVPPRGIGEGYYNRLLNFASSQGLSPALALLQAEDIPGLPRRVKAAMRELGELLTELRSRAMGPVKPLVEEILSRTGYRTHLLKEGTPEALARLENLQELISVAWEFDMEVGGNLSDFLASIALFSEVDKYDPETDAVVLMTLHSAKGLEFPVVFLVGMEEGLFPHARCLGDRAALEEERRLCYVGITRAKERLYLVRSQERRLYGEARANPPSRFLREIPAELYELYSPPPVPACSERAAEDLEPGDRVRHRKWGEGTVVEVKGEGEERQVTVNFPSVGIKTLLLAYAPLERLAEE